One Scylla paramamosain isolate STU-SP2022 chromosome 5, ASM3559412v1, whole genome shotgun sequence genomic region harbors:
- the LOC135100341 gene encoding glutamate receptor ionotropic, delta-1-like: MAHLLREVLAEPEVLRGLAQNAAGFRFPRGAVVTVTAEHWRPYTIVAPGGEGCQRVSGPMGAILAVLAHTLNFTCRVVSPPDAVWGSQLPNGSWTGMIGQVVRQEVDLGLGPFGMIYSRTKAVDFSTLICFEAPSILSRKGTPEINPWGFLFPLTGTVWGTVAAALAVVWLATLLVGRRPGASVSLTWTGEVFLQNVRVFLNQGLTGVVLGQGGVVMLGSWVVVAAVVFWSYTGNLTSLLAVRYIPQPIQTLRSLLDDPSVTVIKIPMTYFVERISKMESGEFRELHDLDKVGRGIYEASDLHSMVENYVRHGGYSLIDSTFSLDLLMADSFLKTKTCDFYKSRQMMFSTWNHVIVEKGNPLLPAVDHRIRAIVESGLFEHWMNNELHAYRSNCQFSPSIILVREPLSLANLWGLFLVLGTGMLLAANVFCLELSVPPKPTSKP, from the exons ATGGCTCACCTGCTGCGAGAGGTTCTGGCTGAGCCCGAGGTGTTGCGTGGCCTGGCCCAGAACGCGGCCGGCTTCAG GTTTCCCAGAGGGGCGGTAGTCACGGTGACGGCTGAGCACTGGCGGCCATATACTATCGTGGCTCCGGGAGGGGAAGGTTGCCAGAGGGTGTCAGGACCCATGGGAGCCATACTCGCTGTTCTTGCTCACACACTCAACTTCAC GTGCAGGGTGGTGTCGCCGCCAGATGCTGTTTGGGGTTCCCAGCTGCCTAATGGTTCCTGGACGGGCATGATAGGCCAGGTGGTCCGCCAG GAAGTCGACCTCGGTCTCGGCCCATTTGGAATGATCTACAGCAGGACAAAAGCCGTGGATTTTTCTACACTTATTTGTTTCGAAGCTCCATCGATTCTATCCAGGAAGGGCACCCCTGAAATCAACCCGTGGGGGTTCCTGTTCCCACTGACGGGGACAGTGTGGGGTACGGTGGCGGCGGCCCTGGCGGTGGTGTGGCTGGCCACACTGCTGGTGGGGCGCCGACCTGGAGCCTCTGTTTCCCTGACCTGGACAGGAGAAGTGTTTCTGCAGAACGTGCGGGTCTTCCTTAACCAAG GTCTGACGGGCGTTGTGCTTGGACAAGGCGGGGTGGTAATGTTGGGGtcgtgggtggtggtggcggccgtGGTGTTCTGGAGCTACACGGGCAACCTCACCTCCTTACTGGCGGTGAGATACATTCCACAACCCATCCAGACTCTGAGGAGTCTACTTGACGATCCTTCCGTGACTGTCATCAAGATTCCTATGACTTATTTTGTGGAAAGAATATCG AAAATGGAATCAGGAGAGTTCCGAGAACTACACGACCTGGATAAAGTGGGTCGTGGGATTTACGAGGCTTCAGATTTACATTCAATGGTTGAAAATTACGTGCGTCATGGAGGCTACTCCCTCATAGATTCTACCTTTTCTCTTGATCTCCTGATGGCTGACAGCTTCCTCAAAACAA AAACGTGTGACTTCTACAAGTCAAGACAGATGATGTTCTCTACTTGGAACCACGTGATCGTGGAAAAAGGCAATCCCTTGTTGCCAGCCGTCGACCACAG GATAAGAGCGATTGTGGAATCCGGGTTGTTTGAGCACTGGATGAACAACGAACTCCATGCATACCGCAGCAACTGCCAATTCTCGCCCTCCATCATCTTGGTGAGGGAGCCGCTGTCCCTCGCCAACCTCTGG GGGTTGTTCTTAGTGCTCGGGACAGGAATGCTGTTGGCAGCGAATGTCTTCTGTCTGGAGCTGAGCGTTCCCCCGAAGCCAACAAGCAAACCATGA
- the LOC135100971 gene encoding glutamate receptor ionotropic, delta-1-like, with protein sequence MGAILAVLAHTLNFTCRVVSPPDAVWGSQLPNGSWTGMIGQVVRQQVDLGLGPFGMIYSRTKAVDFSTLISFEARSILSRKGIPEINPWGFLFPLTGTVWSTVAAALAVVWLATLLVGRRPGASVSLTWTGDVFLQNVRVFLNQGLTGVVLGQGGVVMLGSWVVVAAVVFWSYTGNLTSLLAVRYIPQPIQTLRSLLDDPSVTVIRVPMTYFAESISKIESGEFRELHELDKVGRVIYETSDVYSMIENYVRHGGYSLIDAVFSIDLLMADSFLKTKTCDFYKSRQTMFSTGTHVIMEKGNPLLPAVDHRIRAIVESGLFEHWMNNELHAYRSNCQFSPSIILVREPLSLANLWGLFLVLGTGMLLAANVFCLELSVPPKPTSKP encoded by the exons ATGGGAGCCATACTCGCTGTTCTTGCTCACACACTCAACTTCAC GTGCAGGGTGGTGTCGCCGCCAGATGCTGTTTGGGGTTCCCAGCTGCCTAATGGTTCCTGGACGGGCATGATAGGCCAGGTGGTCCGCCAG CAAGTCGACCTCGGTCTCGGTCCATTTGGAATGATCTACAGCAGGACAAAAGCCGTGGATTTTTCTACACTTATTTCTTTCGAAGCTCGATCGATTCTATCCAGGAAAGGCATCCCTGAAATCAACCCGTGGGGGTTCCTGTTCCCACTGACGGGGACAGTGTGGAGTACGGTGGCGGCGGCCCTGGCGGTGGTGTGGCTGGCCACACTGCTGGTGGGGCGCCGACCTGGAGCCTCTGTTTCCCTGACCTGGACAGGAGACGTGTTTCTGCAGAACGTGCGGGTCTTCCTTAACCAAG GTCTGACGGGCGTTGTGCTTGGACAAGGCGGGGTGGTAATGTTGGGGtcgtgggtggtggtggcggccgtGGTGTTCTGGAGCTACACGGGCAACCTCACCTCCTTACTGGCGGTGAGATACATTCCACAACCCATCCAGACTCTGAGGAGTCTACTTGACGATCCTTCCGTGACTGTCATCAGGGTTCCTATGACTTATTTTGCGGAAAGTATATCG AAAATTGAATCAGGAGAGTTCCGAGAACTACACGAGCTGGATAAAGTGGGTCGTGTGATTTACGAGACTTCAGATGTATATTCAATGATTGAAAATTACGTGCGTCATGGAGGCTACTCCCTCATAGATGCTGTCTTTTCTATTGATCTCCTGATGGCTGACAGCTTCCTCAAAACAA AAACGTGCGACTTTTACAAGTCAAGACAGACGATGTTCTCTACTGGGACCCACGTGATCATGGAAAAGGGCAATCCCTTGTTGCCAGCCGTCGACCACAG GATAAGAGCGATTGTGGAATCCGGGTTGTTTGAGCACTGGATGAACAACGAACTCCATGCATACCGCAGCAACTGCCAATTCTCGCCCTCCATCATCTTGGTGAGGGAGCCGCTGTCCCTCGCCAACCTCTGG GGGTTGTTCTTAGTGCTCGGGACAGGAATGCTGTTGGCAGCGAATGTCTTCTGTCTGGAGCTGAGCGTTCCCCCGAAGCCAACAAGCAAACCATGA